GAACGACGACCCGCGGGACGATCCGGGCTACGCGGGGGAGGGCCGATGAGCCCGTCGCCGGTGGCCCGCTGGACACGGGAGGGCTGATGGGACCGCGTGAACTGGGTCTGCCGATGCAGGTGGCCGCGCCGGAGCCGGGCGAGCTGCCGGACGCGGTGACGATCTGGGAGGTCGGCGCGCGCGACGGGCTGCAGAACGAGGAGCAGGCCGTGCCGGTGGAGGTGAAGCTGGAGTTCCTGCACCGCCTGGCCGACGCCGGGCTGACGGTGCTGGAGGCGACCAGCTTCGTCCGGCCCGAGTGGGTCCCGCAGCTGGCCGACGCCGCGGAGCTGCTGGCCGGGCTGGACCGCGCACCCGGTGTCCGCTACCCGGTGCTGGTGCCGAACGCGCGCGGCCTGGACCGCGCGCTGGAGGCGCAGGTCCGCGACATCGCGATCTTCGCCTCCGCCACCGAGACCTTCACCCGGCGCAACCTCAACCGCGGCCTCGACGAGCAGTTCGCGATGTTCGAGCCGGTGGTGCAGCGCGCGGTCGGCGAGGGCCTGTCGGTGCGCGGGTACGTCTCGATGTGCTTCGGCGACCCGTGGGAGGGTCCCGTGCCGGTCGAGCAGGTCGTCTCGGTCGGGAAGCGGCTGCTGGAGATGGGCTGCGACCAGCTGTCCCTGGGCGACACGATCGGCGTGGCCACCCCGGGCCACGTGTCGGCGCTGCTGCGCGCGTTCGTCGCGGCCGGTGTCGGGGTGGACCGGTTGGCGGTGCACTTCCACGACACCTACGGCCAGGCG
This region of Saccharopolyspora hordei genomic DNA includes:
- a CDS encoding hydroxymethylglutaryl-CoA lyase, giving the protein MGPRELGLPMQVAAPEPGELPDAVTIWEVGARDGLQNEEQAVPVEVKLEFLHRLADAGLTVLEATSFVRPEWVPQLADAAELLAGLDRAPGVRYPVLVPNARGLDRALEAQVRDIAIFASATETFTRRNLNRGLDEQFAMFEPVVQRAVGEGLSVRGYVSMCFGDPWEGPVPVEQVVSVGKRLLEMGCDQLSLGDTIGVATPGHVSALLRAFVAAGVGVDRLAVHFHDTYGQALSNTLAALQHGVTTVDSSAGGLGGCPYAKSATGNLATEDLVWMLDGLGIKHGVDLGRLVATSAWMAEQLGRPSPSRVVKALSS